A single region of the Streptomyces sp. NBC_01803 genome encodes:
- a CDS encoding AMP-dependent synthetase/ligase, producing the protein MTEKQYSLNNRPPSVAHLFLERVEATPERTAFRYPVPSAASGPDDWRAYTWAEAAERVFAIAAGLMDLGVRPEARVAIAGATSVDWVLSDLGVMCAGAATTTVYPQTDEDETAFILADSGSQVLFAEDAAQLAKARARRAELPDLRHVVVIDPADALAAEGDPEGWVLSLADLAERGAAYLEKNPDCVRETVAGLRADQLATLIYTSGTTGRPKGVRLSQDTWSYMGLAVQAIELVVEDDDQYLWLPLAHVFGKMLLSAHIVIGHVMSVDGRVDKIIENLPVVRPTTMCAVPRIFERVYNGVAAKAKAAGGAKSKIFSWAAEVAREYARVSQENFRRTGKESVPARLAAKHAVADRLVYKKLRDAFGGRLRGCVSGSAALSPDIAYFFCGAGIPILEGYGLTESAAASSVNPWQGFRTGTIGKPLPGNEVRIAEDGEILMRGPGIMQGYHGLPEKTAEVLEADGWFHTGDIGELSDDGYLRITDRKKDLFKTDGGKYVAPTEIEGRFKAVCPYVSSLVVVGSGRKYCAALIALDSQAIMAWAAENGIAGEYAEVVANGKTRQLIEGYVEELNSGLQRWQTVKQFQLLPRELDVEHGDLTPSLKLKRPVVEREFGHLIEEMYKPVA; encoded by the coding sequence GTGACCGAGAAGCAGTATTCGCTCAACAACCGGCCGCCGTCGGTGGCGCACCTCTTTCTGGAGCGGGTCGAGGCCACACCCGAGCGGACGGCGTTCCGCTATCCGGTGCCGTCGGCGGCGAGCGGCCCTGACGACTGGCGGGCCTACACCTGGGCCGAGGCGGCCGAGCGGGTCTTCGCCATCGCGGCCGGCCTGATGGATCTCGGGGTCCGCCCGGAGGCCCGGGTGGCGATCGCCGGCGCCACCAGCGTGGACTGGGTGCTCTCCGACCTGGGCGTCATGTGCGCGGGTGCGGCCACCACCACCGTCTACCCGCAGACCGACGAGGACGAGACCGCGTTCATCCTGGCCGACTCCGGCTCCCAGGTGCTGTTCGCCGAGGACGCGGCCCAGCTCGCCAAGGCCCGCGCGCGGCGCGCCGAGCTCCCCGACCTCCGGCACGTCGTGGTGATCGACCCCGCCGACGCGCTGGCCGCCGAGGGCGACCCGGAGGGCTGGGTGCTCTCCCTGGCCGACCTGGCCGAGCGCGGCGCGGCGTACCTGGAGAAGAACCCCGACTGCGTGCGGGAGACCGTGGCCGGGCTGCGCGCCGACCAGCTTGCCACGCTCATCTACACCTCGGGCACCACCGGGCGCCCCAAGGGCGTGCGGCTGAGCCAGGACACCTGGTCCTACATGGGGCTGGCCGTCCAGGCGATCGAGCTGGTGGTGGAGGACGACGACCAGTACCTGTGGCTGCCGCTGGCCCACGTCTTCGGCAAGATGCTGCTGTCCGCCCACATCGTGATCGGGCATGTGATGTCCGTGGACGGCCGGGTCGACAAGATCATCGAGAACCTTCCGGTGGTGCGGCCCACCACCATGTGCGCGGTGCCGCGCATCTTCGAGCGCGTCTACAACGGCGTCGCGGCGAAGGCCAAGGCGGCGGGTGGCGCCAAGTCCAAGATCTTCTCGTGGGCGGCCGAGGTCGCCCGCGAGTACGCCAGGGTCTCGCAGGAGAACTTCCGGCGCACCGGCAAGGAGTCGGTGCCCGCGCGGCTCGCGGCCAAGCACGCCGTCGCGGACCGGCTGGTCTACAAGAAGCTGCGGGACGCCTTCGGCGGCCGGCTCCGGGGCTGCGTGTCCGGTTCCGCGGCGCTCTCCCCCGACATCGCGTACTTCTTCTGCGGCGCGGGCATCCCGATCCTGGAGGGCTACGGTCTCACCGAGTCCGCCGCCGCCAGCTCCGTCAACCCGTGGCAGGGGTTCCGCACCGGCACGATAGGCAAGCCGCTGCCGGGCAACGAGGTGCGGATCGCGGAGGACGGCGAGATCCTGATGCGCGGCCCCGGCATCATGCAGGGCTACCACGGCCTGCCGGAGAAGACGGCCGAGGTGCTGGAGGCGGACGGCTGGTTCCACACCGGGGACATCGGTGAGCTGTCGGACGACGGGTACCTGCGGATCACCGACCGGAAGAAGGACCTCTTCAAGACGGACGGCGGCAAGTACGTGGCGCCGACCGAGATCGAGGGCCGCTTCAAGGCGGTGTGTCCGTACGTGTCGTCGCTGGTCGTCGTCGGGTCGGGCCGGAAGTACTGCGCGGCGCTGATCGCGCTGGACAGTCAGGCGATCATGGCCTGGGCGGCGGAGAACGGCATCGCCGGCGAGTACGCCGAGGTGGTCGCGAACGGCAAGACGCGGCAGCTCATCGAGGGGTACGTCGAGGAGCTGAACTCGGGGCTCCAGCGCTGGCAGACGGTGAAGCAGTTCCAGCTGCTGCCCCGTGAGCTCGACGTCGAGCACGGCGATCTGACCCCGAGTCTGAAGCTGAAGCGGCCGGTGGTGGAGCGGGAGTTCGGCCACTTGATCGAGGAGATGTACAAGCCGGTGGCGTGA